From Neorhodopirellula lusitana:
GTTTTGCCGGATTGGCATTCACTCGGCATCGGAATCGCTCAACCCATTCACCGTCAGATTCACGATCAGAATAACGTTGGATCGAGCCAATTGGCACGGTGAAATATGACTTGCCTTGCCAGCAGGGCTTGACCGAGCGTACAATACAACCGGAACCCATTCATTGAGAACGGTTCGCAAAAGACCGATTCCTATCGACCCAACTCCATCCCTCCGAAGGTTAGCCCCCAAGATGGCGATTAAACTCACCGAACGTGCCGCTGAAGAAGTCATTCGTTTCCGCACTGAGCACAATTTCGACGACTCGATGCTGCTTCGCATTGGTGTCGCCGGTGGTGGATGCAGCGGATTCAACTACACGTTGAACTTCGACGACAACTACGACGAAAAAGCCGACTCGAAGT
This genomic window contains:
- a CDS encoding HesB/IscA family protein, coding for MAIKLTERAAEEVIRFRTEHNFDDSMLLRIGVAGGGCSGFNYTLNFDDNYDEKADSKYEHHGVSVIVDKKSALYLDGTEVDWYDSLEKQGFTFNNPNAVKSCGCGSSFQA